A portion of the Ricinus communis isolate WT05 ecotype wild-type chromosome 10, ASM1957865v1, whole genome shotgun sequence genome contains these proteins:
- the LOC8278935 gene encoding ethylene-overproduction protein 1 yields the protein MQHNIFSSMRSLKFIEGCKGTQIYALNSNGHGHSHSAGSGGGGGGGYGSVGEKFLQHLHDLRVNSVRAKPNRPSQSQTSSNQDYNKNIAVENLLPSGLPDTDLLEPQIDLCLRSVDFVETLADVYRQIENSTQFEKHKVYLQQCAIFRGLADPKLFRRSLRVARQHSVDVHWKIVLASWLRFERREDELIGTSAMDCCGRNIECPKACLVSGYNPESVNDHCLCSGSSRDDNGCGEGFLIGDDEECSTSDEDFDMSFCIGDDEIRCVRYNIASLSRPFKAMLYGSFTEARREKINFSQNGISADGMRAVEYFSRTKGLGSFDLSIILELLSLANRFCCEEMKSACDAHLASLVSDMEDAVLLIEYGLEETAYLLVAACLQMFLRELPGSLHNSLVMKLFCSPEGRERLALVGHASFLLYFFLSQIALEEDMKSNATVMLLERLGECATEGWEKQLAYHLLGVVMLERKEYKDAQNWFEAAVEAGHVYSSVGVARARYKRGHKYSAYKMMNSLVSDYKPVGWMYQERSLYCVGKEKLMDLNTATELDPTLTFPYKYRAVLLVQENRFGPAISELNKIIGFKVSPDCLELRAWISIALEDYEGALTDVRALLTLDPNYMMFHGKMHGDRLVEILRPLVQQLSQADCWMQLYDRWSSVDDIGSLAVVHHMLTNDPGKSLLRFRQSLLLLRLNCQKAAMRSLRLARNYSSSEHERLVYEGWILYDTGHREEALAKAEESISIQRSFEAFFLKAYALADSSLDPESSMYVIELLEEALRCPSDGLRKGQALNNLGSVYVDCDKLDLAADCYMNALNIKHTRAHQGLARVYHLKNQRKAAYDEMTKLIEKARNNASAYEKRSEYCDRDMAKGDLSMATQLDPLRTYPYRYRAAVLMDDHKEAEAVAELSKAIVFKPDLQLLHLRAAFYDSMGDNISTIRDCEAALCLDSSHGDTIELYNKAREHADEQQK from the exons atgcagcataatatatttagttcaATGCGGAGTTTAAAGTTTATAGAAGGATGTAAAGGCACTCAGATTTACGCTCTTAATTCTAATGGCCACGGCCACAGTCACTCCGCCGGTAGCGGCGGTGGCGGAGGAGGAGGTTATGGAAGTGTCGGAGAAAAATTTTTACAACACCTCCATGACCTGAGAGTCAATTCTGTTAGAGCAAAACCTAATCGACCTTCACAATCGCAGACATCGTCTAATCAAGACTATAACAAAAACATCGCCGTTGAAAATCTTTTACCGTCTGGTTTACCTGATACCGATCTCCTCGAGCCGCAGATCGACCTTTGTCTTAGGTCTGTTGATTTCGTTGAAACCCTAGCTGATGTGTATCGTCAAATTGAGAATTCTACTCAATTTGAGAAACATAAGGTGTATTTACAGCAATGTGCGATATTTCGGGGTTTAGCCGATCCTAAACTGTTTCGAAGGTCTCTCCGTGTGGCAAGACAACACTCTGTGGATGTTCATTGGAAGATTGTGTTAGCTTCTTGGTTAAGATTTGAGAGGAGAGAAGATGAGCTTATTGGTACATCTGCTATGGATTGTTGTGGAAGGAATATTGAATGTCCTAAGGCTTGTCTGGTTTCTGGTTATAATCCTGAATCAGTTAATGATCATTGTTTGTGTTCGGGGTCTTCTAGAGATGATAATGGATGTGGTGAGGGTTTTTTAATAGGAGATGATGAGGAATGTTCAACTTCTGATGAAGATTTTGATATGTCGTTTTGTATTGGTGATGATGAGATTAGGTGTGTGAGGTATAATATTGCTTCACTTTCAAGACCTTTTAAAGCAATGCTGTATGGTAGTTTCACAGAGGCGAGGAGGGAGAAGATTAATTTCTCACAGAATGGGATTTCTGCTGATGGAATGAGAGCGGTAGAGTATTTTAGCAGGACAAAAGGATTAGGTTCTTTTGATTTGTCTATTATATTAGAGCTCCTTTCTTTGGCAAATAGGTTCTGTTGCGAGGAAATGAAGTCAGCTTGTGATGCTCATTTGGCATCTCTGGTTTCTGATATGGAGGATGCTGTGTTGCTAATTGAGTATGGATTAGAGGAGACTGCATATCTTTTAGTGGCTGCTTGTTTGCAGATGTTTTTGAGAGAGCTCCCTGGTTCACTGCACAATTCTCTTGTGATGAAATTGTTTTGTAGTCCAGAGGGTAGGGAGAGATTGGCTTTGGTTGGGCATGCTTCCTTTTTGTTGTATTTCTTCTTGAGCCAAATTGCTTTGGAGGAAGACATGAAATCCAATGCAACAGTGATGCTTTTGGAGAGGTTGGGAGAATGTGCAACTGAAGGTTGGGAGAAACAACTTGCTTATCACCTATTAGGTGTTGTGATgcttgaaagaaaagaatataaagatGCTCAGAATTGGTTTGAAGCAGCAGTTGAGGCAGGTCATGTTTATTCATCAGTTGGTGTTGCAAGGGCAAGATACAAACGGGGCCACAAATATTCAGCATACAAGATGATGAATTCACTGGTTTCAGATTATAAACCAGTTGGGTGGATGTATCAGGAAAGGTCTCTATATTGTGTTGGAAAGGAGAAGTTGATGGATTTGAACACCGCAACTGAATTAGATCCAACTCTTACTTTTCCATACAAGTACAGGGCTGTTTTATTGGTGCAGGAGAACAGATTTGGACCAGCAATCTCAGAGCTCAACAAAATAATTGGTTTTAAGGTCTCTCCTGATTGTCTTGAATTACGAGCGTGGATTTCAATTGCTTTGGAGGATTATGAAGGAGCTCTCACAGATGTTCGAGCACTTTTAACTTTGGACCCAAATTACATGATGTTTCATGGAAAGATGCATGGTGATCGCTTGGTAGAAATTCTTCGCCCTCTTGTTCAGCAGTTGAGTCAGGCTGATTGCTGGATGCAACTATATGATAGGTGGTCCTCCGTTGATGATATAGGCTCCTTAGCTGTTGTACACCATATGTTAACAAATGACCCAGGGAAGAGCCTTCTACGGTTTAGGCAGTCTCTCCTCCTTTTACG GCTAAATTGTCAAAAGGCTGCAATGCGTAGTTTGCGGTTGGCTAGAAATTATTCTAGTTCTGAGCATGAAAGGCTTGTTTACGAAGGATGGATTTTGTATGACACTGGCCATCGTGAAGAAGCGCTAGCCAAGGCTGAGGAGTCCATTTCAATTCAGAgatcatttgaagccttttttctCAAGGCATATGCTTTAGCAGATTCAAGTCTTGATCCTGAGTCATCAATGTATGTTATTGAACTTCTGGAGGAAGCTCTTAGATGCCCTTCAGATGGCCTACGGAAAGGACAA GCATTGAATAATCTAGGAAGTGTCTATGTTGATTGCGATAAGCTGGATCTTGCTGCGGATTGTTACATGAATGCACTCAATATTAAGCACACTAGAGCACATCAGGGTCTGGCACGCGTATACCATCTCAAAAATCAACGCAAAGCTGCATACGATGAGATGACAAAACTGATAGAGAAAGCCAGGAATAATGCATCCGCGTATGAGAAGCGTTCTGAGTACTGTGATCGGGACATGGCAAAGGGTGATCTTAGTATGGCAACGCAATTAGATCCCTTGAGGACATACCCTTACAGATACAGGGCAGCAG TATTGATGGATGATCACAAAGAAGCTGAGGCCGTAGCTGAGCTCTCGAAGGCCATAGTTTTCAAGCCAGATTTGCAGCTGCTACATCTTCGAGCTGCATTTTATGACTCAATGGGTGATAATATCTCTACCATTCGAGACTGTGAGGCTGCCCTTTGTCTTGATTCCAGTCATGGGGATACCATTGAGCTCTATAATAAAGCAAGGGAGCATGCAGATGAACAACAAAAGTGA
- the LOC8263097 gene encoding uncharacterized protein LOC8263097 → MNFHAYMEEARKKATDANFPRKLDFSLPLLSTRRLGGFHSTSSGIVSQDASDGIPFCWERAPGKPKNTEQNDIHDGETPRPRLPPCRWQPEKKTSRNDNVNTHYQDDGCDADVDENGDEDEDDLFSDAVDILSLTEAIDIVQKAEDDHGLDRLNLESINSTESQSPNFMIERFLPDATALAASSVLYASRNLNNNLPNFGENYVEEYVSQTVGRSHSSEATLKGCGLEILSPWRMKHKLCGVKSPVRQVSPTLQSLSTAKQKKHCSTHSPSSIETGKEGSSSRT, encoded by the exons ATGAATTTTCATGCTTATATGGAAGAAGCAAGGAAAAAAGCTACAGATGCAAATTTCCCCAGAAAGCTGGACTTCAGTTTACCACTCTTATCGACTAGGCGGCTTGGCGGATTCCATAGTACAAGTTCAGGCATCGTTTCTCAGGATGCAAGTGATGGGATCCCATTTTGCTGGGAAAGAGCGCCCGGTAAACCGAAAAATACAGAGCAGAATGACATCCATGATGGTGAAACTCCTCGTCCGAGGCTCCCACCCTGCAGATGGCAGCCAGAGAAGAAGACAAGTAGAAATGATAATGTCAACACTCACTATCAGGATGATGGCTGTGATGCTGATGTTGATGAAAATGGCGACGAAGATGAGGATGATTTGTTCTCGGACGCTGTAGACATATTATCACTGACAGAAGCAATAGACATTGTTCAGAAAGCCGAAGATGATCACGGATTAGATAGACTAAATTTAGAGAGTATCAACTCTACCGAAAGCCAGTCCCCAAATTTCATGATTGAACGGTTTCTTCCTGATGCTACTGCATTAGCTGCATCATCTGTATTATACGCGTCGAGAAATTTGAACAATAATCTTCCTAATTTTGGCGAAAATTACGTCGAGGAATATGTTTCACAAACAGTTGGGCGATCACATTCTTCGGAGGCTACGCTGAAAGGTTGTGGTCTTGAAATATTGTCCCCCTGGCGTATGAAGCATAAGCTATGTGGAGTAAAGAGCCCTGTGCGGCAAGTCTCGCCTACTCTGCAATCTCTATCTACtgcaaaacaaaagaaacattGTTCAACTCATAGTCCTTCTAGTATT GAGACTGGTAAAGAAGGTTCAAGTTCAAGAACATAA
- the LOC8263094 gene encoding zinc finger A20 and AN1 domain-containing stress-associated protein 1, which produces MEPQNSSSCTPPLCARGCGFYGTAENRNMCSKCYNDYLKQELIDKKAASICASVSSDKKIDTTNQSVPTCIDGERGSSATKIAPCSSSSSSSSSSPTVKNRCRSCNKKVGLTGFACRCGKVFCGMHRYSDEHRCTFDYKEFDRQILVKHNPVIRGDKLDDRV; this is translated from the coding sequence ATGGAACCGCAGAACAGCTCATCATGTACTCCTCCTTTATGCGCCAGAGGCTGCGGCTTCTATGGGACAGCAGAGAACCGTAACATGTGCTCGAAGTGCTACAATGACTATCTCAAACAAGaactaattgataaaaaagcTGCTTCAATCTGTGCTTCGGTTAGCTCGGACAAAAAGATCGACACCACTAATCAATCTGTGCCAACTTGTATTGACGGTGAACGAGGGAGTAGTGCAACAAAGATTGCTCCGTGTTCGTCTTCGTCTTCGTCTTCGTCTTCATCTCCAACCGTGAAGAACAGATGCCGGAGTTGCAACAAGAAGGTGGGTCTGACAGGATTTGCATGCCGCTGTGGGAAGGTCTTTTGTGGGATGCACCGATACTCTGACGAGCACCGTTGCACCTTTGATTACAAGGAGTTTGATCGCCAGATTTTGGTTAAGCACAATCCAGTGATAAGGGGTGATAAACTAGATGACAGGGTCTGA
- the LOC8263095 gene encoding importin subunit beta-1 produces the protein MAMEITPVLLAAQSLDAKVRNEAEANLRQFQEQNLPLFLLSLSVELANNEKPNESRRLAGIVLKNSLDAKDAMRKEHLVQQWMAIEISIKSQIKDLLLRTLGSSAQEARHTSAQVIAKVASIEIPRKQWPELIRSLLSNMTQQDSPAALKQATLETLGYVCEEISHQDLVQDEVNHVLTAVVQGMNLAQHGPEIRLAATRALLNALDFAQSNFENEMERNYIMKVVCETALSKEAEIRQAAFECLVSIASTYYIVLEPYMQTLFQLTSNAVKGDEETVALQAIEFWSSICDEEIELQEYGSSETGDSEPVHSHFIQKALSSLVPMLLETLLKQEEDQDQDDGIWNISMAGGTCLGLVARTVGDAVVPLVMPFVEANIVKPDWRSREAATYAFGSILEGPGTDKLTPLVNAGLDFLLNAMRDGNNHVKDTTAWTLSRIFELLHCPAGGFSVISPENLHRIVAVLLESINASPHVAEKVCGAIYYLAQGYEDAGESSSLLTPCLPGIISQLLKTAERTDGGDSKLRSSAYETLNEVIRSSNIMETSKIITELLPVIMNKLGQTLDLQIVSSDDREKQGDLQASLCGVLQVIIQKLSSTDETKPIILQAADTIMILFLRVFACRSSTVHEEAMLAIGALAYASGPEFGKYMPELYKYLEMGLQNFEEYQVCAITTGVVGDICRAMDDKILPYCDGIMSHLIRNLQSVELNRSVKPPIFSCFGDIALAIGEQFSKYIESAITMMQSAAQICAQIDDSDEELMDYGNQLKRSIFEAYSGILQGFKNSKPEVMLPHAGHLLQFIEMVFRDSQRDESVTKAAVAVMGDLADALGSNTKILFKDKTFYSEFLGECLQSDDEQLKETANWTQVMIARVMVS, from the exons ATGGCTATGGAGATCACACCAGTTCTTTTGGCTGCCCAATCATTGGATGCAAAAGTCCGGAATGAGGCAGAGGCTAATCTTAGACAGTTTCAAGAGCAGAACTTGCCTCTTTTCCTCCTGTCCCTGTCAGTTGAGCTTGCAAACAATGAGAAACCTAATGAATCACGTCGGTTGGCTGGTATCGTGCTTAAGAACTCTTTGGATGCAAAAGATGCCATGAGAAAGGAACATCTTGTTCAACAATGGATGGCAATTGAAATATCTATTAAATCTCAAATCAAAGACTTGCTACTCAGAACCCTTGGGTCGTCTGCACAGGAGGCAAGACATACTTCCGCGCAAGTTATTGCAAAAGTTGCTTCCATTGAGATTCCACGTAAGCAATGGCCTGAGCTAATTCGATCATTGCTTAGCAATATGACCCAACAAGACAGTCCTGCAGCACTAAAACAGGCAACGCTGGAAACTCTGGGATATGTCTGTGAGGAAATATCCCATCAAGACCTTGTACAAGATGAAGTGAACCATGTTCTCACTGCAGTTGTCCAAGGCATGAACCTTGCTCAACATGGTCCTGAGATTCGCCTTGCAGCAACAAGAGCTTTACTTAATGCCTTAGATTTTGCACAAAGCAACTTTGAAAATGAGATGGAGCGAAATTACATCATGAAGGTGGTCTGTGAGACAGCCTTGTCAAAAGAGGCAGAGATAAGACAAGCTGCCTTTGAATGCCTTGTTTCAATAGCATCAACATATTATATAGTGCTTGAACCTTATATGCAGACCCTTTTTCAACTCACATCAAATGCAGTAAAAGGAGATGAAGAGACAGTTGCCCTTCAAGCGATTGAGTTCTGGAGCTCCATCTGTGATGAAGAGATAGAACTTCAAGAATATGGAAGTTCTGAAACTGGGGATTCTGAGCCTGTTCATTCACATTTCATACAGAAGGCCCTTTCGTCTCTTGTTCCTATGTTGCTTGAAACATTATTGAAGCAGGAAGAGGATCAAGACCAGGATGATGGCATTTGGAATATATCTATGGCAGGTGGGACATGTCTAGGTCTTGTGGCTAGAACTGTTGGGGATGCTGTTGTGCCCCTTGTAATGCCTTTTGTAGAGGCTAACATAGTAAAACCAGATTGGCGTAGCCGTGAGGCAGCTACATATGCATTTGGCTCAATTCTTGAAGGTCCGGGCACTGATAAACTGACTCCACTGGTTAACGCTGGCTTGGATTTTCTGCTTAATGCCATGAGGGATGGCAATAACCATGTCAAGGACACGACTGCGTGGACTCTTAGTCGTATATTTGAGTTGTTGCACTGTCCAGCAGGTGGATTTTCTGTTATTTCTCCTGAGAACCTACACCGGATTGTAGCAGTTTTACTGGAAAGTATTAATGCTTCTCCTCATGTAGCTGAGAAGGTTTGTGGTGCTATCTATTACCTTGCCCAGGGATATGAGGATGCAGGAGAAAGCTCCTCACTACTTACACCATGCCTTCCTGGTATCATTTCTCAACTTCTTAAAACTGCTGAGCGTACAGATGGTGGTGACTCAAAACTCAGATCATCTGCATATGAAACCTTGAATGAAGTCATCAGATCTTCCAATATTATGGAAACATCCAAAATCATTACGGAGCTTCTCCCGGTCATCATGAACAAACTTGGGCAGACTCTAGATCTTCAGATTGTATCTTCAGATGACAGGGAGAAGCAAGGGGATTTGCAGGCTTCTCTCTGTGGTGTTCTCCAAGTCATTATCCAGAAACTTAGCAGTACTGATGAAACCAAGCCCATCATACTCCAGGCTGCAGATACAATTATGATTCTATTTCTTAGAGTTTTTGCGTGCCGAAGCTCTACTGTGCATGAGGAAGCAATGCTTGCAATCGGTGCTTTGGCTTATGCTTCTGGACCAGAGTTTGGCAAATATATGCCTGAATTATATAAGTATCTTGAGATGGGATTGCAGAATTTTGAGGAGTACCAGGTTTGTGCCATCACAACTGGGGTGGTAGGTGATATATGCCGTGCAATGGATGACAAGATTTTACCATACTGTGATGGGATCATGAGCCATCTTATACGCAATCTTCAAAGTGTTGAGCTCAACCGGTCTGTCAAGCCTCCCATATTCTCCTGCTTTGGGGACATTGCTCTTGCAATTGGGGAGCAATTCTCTAAGTACATTGAGTCTGCTATCACAATGATGCAAAGTGCTGCTCAGATATGTGCCCAGATAGATGACAGTGATGAGGAGTTGATGGACTATGGTAACCAACTCAAGCGTAGCATCTTTGAAGCTTATTCTGGTATTCTTCAGGGTTTTAAAAATTCCAAGCCAGAGGTGATGCTGCCGCATGCTGGCCATCTTTTACAGTTTATAGAAATGGTTTTTAGAGACAGTCAAAG GGATGAGAGTGTGACAAAAGCTGCAGTTGCTGTGATGGGTGATCTGGCAGATGCCCTTGGTTCCAACACGAAGATATTGTTCAAGGACAAAACGTTCTATTCTGAATTTCTTGGTGAATGCCTCCAATCCGATGATGAACAGCTTAAGGAAACTGCAAATTGGACCCAGGTGATGATAGCACGTGTTATGGTCTCATGA
- the LOC8263096 gene encoding lectin-domain containing receptor kinase VI.3, which yields MAASSMNSVVWFIFLLYTIVDQAQSEEFTFNGFNGKEKLLALDRASVFKPSGALRLTNKTKNAIGHAFYSNTIQMFNKTSPNPTSFQTTFVFSIVPPASGEGGFGFGFALSPTSQIPGAAAGHYLGLFNNLNNGESTNHIFAVEFDTVKGFNETGDTTGNHIGININSMDSNETQAAAYISVNDTREDGLNLHDGKPIQAWVEYDGAKKVVTVTICPMGQPKPVIPLINFTGLNLSEIVKENTYVGFSASTGENASSHYILGWSFSTTGAAPALNLDELPMPPDEKDSSSFSRTVVALISALCVMAVLLIGILLCLTLYKSMATFESLEDWELECPHRFGYRDLYTATKGFKESEIIGVGGFGIVYKAVMRNDGNEVAVKKITRNSVQGLKEFSAEIESLGRLRHKHLVNLQGWCKRENDLFLVYDYIPNGSLDSLLFHPKNNSVLSWDQRFNIVKGIAAGLLYLHEEWDQVVIHRDVKSSNVLIDAEMNGRLGDFGLARLYDHGINSHTTSVVGTIGYIAPELARTGKASTSSDVFAYGVLLLEVATGRRPIGSGQFILVDWVLECQQVGKILDAVDPNLNSNYTAEEVELVLELGLLCAHQNSDSRPSMRQVTTYLNGDYKLPVIEDWGSYESHHLSEINSRLLKLSNCEMTSTSYRSSSIRYMSTSSIDAGR from the coding sequence ATGGCTGCTTCTTCGATGAACTCTGTAgtttggtttattttcttgctttatACTATTGTTGATCAAGCTCAATCCGAGGAGTTCACTTTCAATGGATTCAATGGAAAAGAGAAGTTGCTTGCACTTGATAGAGCTTCTGTTTTCAAGCCTAGCGGTGCTCTTAGGCtcacaaacaaaacaaagaaCGCCATAGGACATGCATTCTATTCCAACACCATACAGATGTTCAACAAAACATCACCAAATCCTACTTCTTTCCAGACAACTTTCGTTTTCTCGATAGTCCCTCCGGCATCAGGCGAAGGAGGCTTTGGCTTTGGCTTCGCTCTGTCACCCACCTCCCAGATTCCTGGAGCTGCTGCTGGACACTATCTTGGCCTTTTCAATAACTTGAATAACGGAGAGAGCACGAACCATATTTTTGCCGTTGAGTTTGATACAGTTAAAGGGTTCAATGAGACAGGAGACACCACTGGGAACCATATTGGGATCAACATCAACAGCATGGATTCGAATGAAACCCAAGCAGCTGCGTACATTAGTGTCAACGATACGAGAGAAGACGGACTTAACTTGCACGATGGTAAACCTATTCAAGCTTGGGTAGAATATGACGGTGCGAAAAAAGTTGTGACTGTAACAATTTGTCCAATGGGGCAACCGAAGCCGGTCATACCACTCATTAACTTCACAGGCCTTAATCTATCTGAAATAGTTAAAGAGAATACATATGTTGGTTTCTCTGCCTCCACAGGGGAAAATGCAAGCTCTCATTACATTCTGGGATGGAGTTTTTCGACGACAGGAGCAGCCCCGGCACTGAATCTTGATGAGCTTCCTATGCCACCGGACGAGAAAGATTCATCATCTTTTTCCCGCACAGTGGTTGCTCTCATCTCTGCTTTATGCGTCATGGCTGTTCTTTTGATTGGAATACTTCTTTGTCTAACGCTGTATAAAAGCATGGCAACATTTGAGAGTCTTGAAGATTGGGAATTGGAGTGTCCCCACAGGTTTGGATACAGAGATCTGTATACGGCAACTAAAGGTTTTAAAGAGAGTGAGATCATCGGAGTTGGCGGGTTCGGTATAGTTTATAAAGCTGTTATGCGTAATGATGGAAATGAAGTTGCGGTTAAGAAGATCACTCGTAATTCAGTCCAAGGACTGAAAGAATTCTCAGCCGAGATCGAAAGTCTAGGACGATTAAGGCACAAGCACTTGGTGAATCTCCAAGGATGGTGTAAAAGGGAAAACGATCTTTTTCTGGTATATGATTACATTCCAAATGGAAGCCTTgactctctcttattccatcCTAAAAACAACTCTGTATTAAGCTGGGATCAAAGATTCAACATTGTTAAAGGCATCGCTGCGGGGCTCTTGTATCTGCACGAAGAGTGGGACCAAGTGGTGATTCATAGAGATGTCAAGTCAAGCAATGTCCTGATAGATGCAGAAATGAATGGACGATTAGGGGACTTTGGTCTCGCCAGGCTATATGATCATGGCATAAATTCACATACCACCAGTGTCGTTGGCACAATTGGGTATATTGCACCTGAATTGGCACGAACAGGGAAGGCCTCGACAAGCTCAGATGTGTTTGCATACGGTGTCCTTCTTCTTGAAGTGGCTACCGGCCGGAGGCCAATCGGGTCAGGTCAGTTCATTTTGGTGGATTGGGTTTTGGAATGCCAACAAGTGGGTAAAATTCTTGATGCAGTTGATCCAAATCTGAATTCAAATTATACAGCTGAAGAAGTGGAGTTAGTATTGGAACTGGGTCTTCTTTGTGCTCATCAGAACTCGGATTCTAGGCCAAGCATGAGACAAGTTACAACGTACCTTAACGGAGATTATAAGCTTCCTGTAATAGAGGATTGGGGTTCATATGAGTCTCATCATCTAAGTGAAATCAATTCAAGATTGTTGAAACTGAGTAACTGCGAAATGACCAGCACGTCGTATCGTTCATCTTCCATTAGATACATGTCTACAAGTTCTATAGATGCAGGTAGATAG
- the LOC8263098 gene encoding protein NODULATION SIGNALING PATHWAY 2, whose amino-acid sequence MLESALFQFSCLPYSNNVELSLDDANYTHFDLSPPFTEIDSPSTIEFVDSAPPHDDNMYMEFLFDEPFPFDFQDLEFIWGQDIQENDEGKITTDDYEYCSFSPSIISGDLSTDINWSNLVHQSLIMPKECMGISNLFSLTNLAMAYAEATENKQAALAEVIMRRIGEKVSPISGIKERLLYYAFQPLDKQSDYLKQESFKNFDKAFEVFYQIFPYGMVAHFTANSAILEAKPRDAEILHVVDFDIGEGIQWPSMIMALSQQQNERMQQHGYNQRHLQQITLKITAIKWREEHPWRKLEETKRRLQNYADSLGLMLHVEEIEVQNLAREIKRGGRKEWLAFNCMWAIPHMGRIRSRRHVIEFLTMAKDSVADWSDDRSRGIVTFGEGIGHETLSNCDGFGSFFERYMEHYEGLLESIEWGFPIHLAEARLSMECLFLAPYVSRVSMMQTWKEINEGSDFKTGIGFEGLRVSNNSLMEAKEMVREGDTPYGVRIEGGNSNVLVLDWRGNMPLVTVSAWR is encoded by the coding sequence ATGTTGGAATCTGCCCTTTTTCAGTTTTCATGTCTACCTTACTCTAACAATGTAGAGTTAtctcttgatgatgcaaattaTACACACTTTgatctctctcctccttttaCAGAAATTGACTCTCCTTCCACTATTGAATTTGTGGATAGCGCTCCTCCTCATGATGATAATATGTACAtggaatttttatttgatgagCCTTTCCCATTTGATTTTCAGGACTTAGAGTTCATCTGGGGCCAAGATATTCAGGAAAATGATGAAGGAAAGATTACTACTGATGATTACGAATACTGCAGCTTTAGCCCATCAATTATTTCAGGTGATTTATCCACGGATATTAACTGGAGTAATCTTGTCCACCAATCCCTAATCATGCCAAAAGAATGCATGGGCATCAGTAACCTATTCAGCTTGACCAACCTAGCCATGGCATATGCAGAGGCGACAGAAAACAAACAGGCAGCACTTGCAGAGGTTATCATGCGACGCATTGGCGAGAAAGTTAGTCCCATTAGTGGAATTAAGGAGCGTCTTTTGTACTATGCGTTCCAGCCTTTGGACAAGCAATCGGACTATCTTAAGCAAGAATCTTTCAAGAATTTCGATAAAGCTTTTGAGGTGTTCTATCAGATTTTTCCTTACGGAATGGTCGCTCATTTCACTGCTAATTCAGCGATCCTTGAAGCCAAGCCTCGTGATGCTGAGATTCTACATGTAGTGGACTTTGATATTGGAGAGGGAATTCAATGGCCTTCAATGATCATGGCTCTTTCTCAACAACAAAATGAGAGGATGCAACAACATGGTTATAATCAGAGACATCTTCAACAGATAACCTTAAAAATCACAGCAATCAAATGGAGAGAAGAGCATCCATGGAGAAAATTAGAAGAGACAAAAAGGCGGCTTCAAAACTATGCAGACTCCTTAGGCTTAATGCTGCACGTGGAAGAGATAGAGGTGCAAAATTTGGCGAGGGAGATAAAAAGAGGAGGAAGAAAAGAATGGCTAGCCTTTAATTGTATGTGGGCAATTCCCCATATGGGGAGAATACGAAGTAGAAGGCATGTGATAGAGTTTCTAACAATGGCTAAGGATTCGGTAGCTGATTGGAGTGATGATAGAAGCAGAGGTATAGTGACATTTGGTGAAGGAATTGGCCACGAGACATTGAGCAATTGTGATGGTTTTGGATCATTCTTTGAGAGGTACATGGAACATTACGAAGGATTGTTGGAATCAATAGAATGGGGTTTCCCAATTCATCTTGCAGAAGCCAGATTATCAATGGAGTGTCTGTTTCTTGCGCCTTATGTATCTCGTGTTAGTATGATGCAGACATGGAAGGAAATTAACGAAGGAAGTGATTTTAAGACAGGAATAGGTTTTGAAGGGCTGAGAGTGAGTAATAACAGCTTAATGGAGGCTAAAGAAATGGTAAGAGAAGGAGACACTCCATATGGAGTGAGGATTGAAGGAGGGAATAGTAATGTGTTGGTCTTGGACTGGAGAGGAAATATGCCATTGGTGACCGTCTCTGCATGGAGATGA